In one Henriciella litoralis genomic region, the following are encoded:
- a CDS encoding phosphatidylglycerol lysyltransferase domain-containing protein, giving the protein MADPKIEDQKPSTGGSAVRFLAGEAVYLLAPRTFAGLAAIAGVLVLAALMIPASLEDLPFDLPLGLLEVSHFVASIAGTLLILLSMGLGQRLHSAWLAGLIIIALLSVLTVLAGGHVGLAIFLALATVAMGASRHAFYRKGSISEIAVSPERVLLLVGLLAGVAWLGFFAYRNVQYRNDLWWTFALDADASRFLRALVTVAVTAALFIFWRLLQPRGAPGLPERTAELDEKISAVLSAPGTAQAEGALAYLDDKRFMFSEDGRAFVMYGVRGRNWIVMGPPVGPKDAAQTLAFAFKRFADRARANVIFYAVPASFLPVALDLGLVAQKVGETAIINLEDFTLEGSDRARLRQAVNKLKREDNRFEMLPPGAFDEHAEVYKSVSDAWLARHSGAEKAFTLGKFDEDYLRRFSLATIWKGDQLMAFANVWESGDRKTLMIDLMRHHPDAPSPVMDALFAELALWGRAAGFKRLDLGMAPLAGLATQREADVLSRLGAFVYSHGENVYGFEGLRRYKEKFHPDWEPVYLAAPGRMNIALALADVALLTSGGLRKMLGGK; this is encoded by the coding sequence TTGCAGGCGTGCTGGTGCTCGCCGCCCTGATGATCCCCGCCAGTCTGGAGGATCTGCCCTTCGACTTGCCGCTTGGCCTGCTCGAAGTCTCTCACTTCGTCGCCTCGATTGCGGGCACGCTTCTCATCCTGCTGTCTATGGGCCTCGGGCAGCGCCTGCACTCTGCCTGGCTTGCGGGTCTCATCATCATCGCCTTGCTGTCGGTGCTGACGGTTCTGGCTGGCGGGCATGTTGGCCTGGCGATTTTCCTGGCGCTCGCGACGGTTGCCATGGGCGCCTCGCGACATGCCTTCTACCGTAAGGGGTCGATCTCCGAGATCGCCGTTTCGCCAGAGCGCGTGCTGTTGCTGGTCGGGCTCCTGGCCGGGGTCGCCTGGCTTGGTTTCTTTGCCTATCGCAACGTCCAGTACCGCAATGACCTCTGGTGGACTTTTGCGCTGGATGCAGATGCCTCTCGCTTCTTGCGGGCGCTCGTCACCGTTGCTGTTACGGCGGCGCTCTTCATTTTCTGGCGCCTTTTGCAGCCGCGCGGCGCCCCGGGCCTGCCGGAGCGGACCGCTGAACTGGATGAAAAGATAAGCGCCGTATTAAGCGCGCCCGGCACAGCGCAGGCCGAAGGTGCGCTCGCCTATCTGGACGACAAACGTTTCATGTTTTCCGAAGATGGTCGCGCCTTTGTCATGTATGGCGTGCGCGGGCGAAACTGGATCGTCATGGGGCCTCCGGTTGGGCCGAAAGATGCCGCCCAGACGCTCGCCTTCGCCTTCAAACGATTTGCAGACCGCGCCCGCGCCAATGTGATCTTTTATGCGGTGCCGGCCAGCTTCCTGCCCGTCGCGCTCGATCTTGGGCTGGTCGCTCAGAAGGTGGGTGAGACCGCGATCATAAATCTCGAAGACTTCACGCTGGAGGGCAGTGACCGGGCCCGCTTGCGCCAGGCGGTCAACAAGCTGAAGCGCGAAGACAACAGGTTTGAAATGCTGCCGCCCGGCGCGTTCGATGAGCATGCCGAGGTCTACAAGTCGGTCTCTGATGCCTGGCTCGCGCGTCACTCAGGCGCAGAGAAAGCCTTCACGCTTGGCAAGTTCGATGAGGACTATCTGCGCCGCTTCAGCCTCGCGACGATCTGGAAAGGCGACCAGCTGATGGCGTTCGCAAATGTCTGGGAATCGGGCGACCGCAAAACCCTGATGATCGACCTGATGCGTCACCATCCCGACGCGCCAAGCCCCGTGATGGATGCGCTATTTGCTGAGCTTGCCCTTTGGGGCCGCGCGGCAGGCTTCAAGCGGCTCGATCTCGGCATGGCGCCGCTCGCAGGTCTTGCGACCCAACGCGAAGCCGATGTGCTGAGCCGCCTCGGTGCCTTCGTCTATTCGCATGGCGAAAACGTCTACGGCTTTGAAGGCCTGCGCCGCTACAAGGAGAAGTTCCACCCTGATTGGGAGCCGGTCTATCTCGCCGCGCCGGGGCGGATGAATATCGCCCTCGCGCTGGCCGATGTTGCCCTGCTGACCAGTGGCGGCCTCCGC